The Seleniivibrio woodruffii region ATATCAAAAGGGAATTCATTGGTGAATACTTGTGAAACTTTGAATGGAAAGCCAGAAATTCTGCAAATTTACCATCGGCGATTATTTTCTTTAAACCATCTTCAATAAGAGCAGAAAGCTCCTGTAAACTTTTACTTTGCATTGTGTTCTCCTTAAAAAAGGGGGGACACAAATCCCAGAGGGGAATTGCATCCCCTCAAGGGTTATTTTTCAAAAACTACTTCTATTGCGTTATCGATAACATCCCAGTTAATCCCTATCGTTGCGTCATGTGCTTCCTCGATAAGCTTTGCCACTTTTTTACAGTTTTCAAAGGTGGGTTCAATATCTGCATAGCCCTCATCAATCCTCATTTTTATATCAGCCAAGGACCAATGAACGTCTATCTCAATATCTTCCCATGCATAACTGAACTGTTTAACGTTTGGCAGTTCATCCGGTTCCCCTTGAGACTCAAAAACTATCGTAGCAAACGCTCTTATCAATTCTTCACAAGCATCTGTATCAAGAGGCTCTGTCTGAGCCTTGAAAGGGTCTTTCTCGCTGAACAGTGATATCAACGCCATAACAGCCGTATCAAAGTTCATAAAGATTTTTATCCGTTCATTCAGCTCATCAACTTTTGAATCCAATTCACGCACCACAGAGCGAAGGCGTGTTATCTCTCGCATACGTTCTTCAGCTATCTCTTCATATGTCATTTTGCATCCTCCGCTGGCAGAGGAGCATACCCTGATAGGGGATATGCATCCCCTGTCAGGATTTTTAACTATTGATTACGGGCATCAGAAATCGCTTATTTCAGCTTTTCCCAGTACCAGTAATTCTCAACAAACTTGTTTATCAAGGATAAGCCGGAGCCGCTTGCCAACAAGCGTCCTTTTGTGTCGGTTATCCTTATCCTGCCTCTCTTCATCTCAACCTTAACATTTGTGGGTTCGCCCCTTAAGTTAAGGATTTCTCCTGTCTCAGATAAGTCTGAGCCGTACTCTTTCAGAACATTTTTGATTGATTCCATATTGTGCTCCATTCTCATAAAATATCAGAATGGAATATCATCGGAGTCTTCTTCCGGAGTGTGCGGCGGCATATCATCCGACTGCTTCTTCCATGCAAGCAGCTGGATTGAGTTTGCTACAACAAGCACCCTGTAACGGTTTTTGCCTTCTGATTCCCATTTATCCTGTTTGAGCTTGCCCTCTATCAGGACAGGAGAACCCTTTGATACAAAGTTTTTGACAAACTCGGCTCTATAACCGAATGTTCTGATGTCGAAGAAACTTGTCTCCTCTTTAAGCTCTCCGTTTTTATCTCTGTATTTCTTGGTAACAGCGACAGAGGCTTCGGCGACAAGAGTTCCGTTTGGCAGTGTACGTATTTCAGGTTCTTTTGTGATGTTTCCTTTCAGGATTACGATGTTCATAATACTCTCCTTAGATTTGATATTTTAAGAGAGAGCATTCCCCATAAGGGGATATGCCCCCTCATAGGGTTAAAACTTGTTTTCAGAGTGTAGTTATTATGTATTCAACAATCAGATCCCATGATGCCGTCGGATCTGCTTCAGACTCATAGAAATACCTTTCCTGAACAGCCGTGAAATATTCATCTAGAGACTGCTCATCAACAGGCAGTTTGAGTCTTTCTGCAATTACTCTGACATCATCTCTCGTTAACCTCAGGCAGAAAAACTCAGCAGAGTATTCGCCTTCGTCCATGAGGATTGAGCCTTTTGAATACAATATTTTTACTTTTTGCTCTGCCTCGGCAGCAGATTCAGCATCTACGGTAACTTTCAGAACAGATTTTTCAGTGATTATGACGGTGTACTCACTCATAATAAGCACCATCCTTTTCAGACAGGACAAATTCATTCCCTCTTGCAACAATCTGAGGAAAATCAAAGTCCCAATCCTCTTCATCTATTTCAATGAAGTCTGCATCACCAAACTGAAGCGGTTTTATAAAGATTACCGTGTTGCAGAAATTCACGAACACACTTTTCTCAATGGTAACAGGTGTGACCCAGTCGCCATCATCATCGTGTCTGGTTTCATAAAAGAACAGCTGCCTTCCGGCTAGTTTTTCTATCTGTTCCTTTTCTGCTGATTTGAGTCTGCCGTCATAATAGGCATAAAGATTATTAAACATGATGTGCCTCCGCATAGATTACCGGAAACACTTTTACCCTATCCGGGGTAGTGTCCCCGGCGTTGGGTTTTACATAATTTCTGAAATACTGATGGTCTCGCTTCTCAGATCCTCTGCATGATACTTCAATGACAGCATCAACTGGAAAGTCGTCCTGCCAACAAGCACGTATCCGCAGCTTGTTTCTGCATAAGCATCACCGCAGTTGTAGCCGTAATCAAAATCAATCTCTCCAGTGTCCTCATCAACTTTTCCTGACTCAACAGGATGGAAGAAAGAGGCTTCAAAGAGACCTTTTGATGTTACAAACTCAGCTGTTTCGCATATCTTCAGAATACTTTCTTTGCTGATAACAGTTGAAAAACCATCATCGCAGTCCATGTATTCCAGATCAGAAAACAGCTTGCCGGTAATTGAAACGCTGCCATCAGCTCTTTTTTCAATAACATAATTTTCCATACGACACCTTTAAGCCGATTTCATGTCGGATTTCTTTGAAGCAGGGTACATGTTGTTGATGTAATTGCCACCCTTCGGAGAGGCATAATAGTACACCGAAACATATTCCCCTTTTTTCAATCTGACATTATCGTCCACAACGGACTTATCAGTTCTGTTAAACCACTCGGAACCGATACGGATTGCCTTATCAGCATTTACCGCAGCGATATAGCCTGTGATTTTCAGATTATGCTCATAAGTCTTTACATCAACAGCAGCAGGCACAACATTATCAGTTACTGTCTGTTTAAAGCTATTAATGTACTTTCTGCCTTTCGTTGTCACATAGACAACGGCATCAACTGTCATTCCTATTTCAGGTTCAATATCCATAACGGTATGTTTTGAGAAAAGATATTCCTCTCCGTTAAGGCTGAGACTGTTTTCGGAAATGGCAGTAATGTCGGCGGCAAAAAGCTCTTTCAGTGGATTTTCGGCACTAACACCGGCGAGATTTACTCGGTTCAGATAGAGCGAGTTTTTATTAGGGCTCAGATAAGCATAAAGGTCTACCTTCATCCCTTTTGAAAACTTCTCAAATCCGACTCTGACAGTCTTTTCCGATGTGACAAAGGTGTAGCCGTTGATAACAACACCCTTAAAAGTCAGGGTATCGACAACAGCATTTTCAAGATTAACATAGATTGCATTGGAAACAGTTTGATCGTTTGACTTGTCTTGCATAGCGTTCTCCTTCGTTTGAAATATTTATTTCCGAACGTAGGCACACTATGCTCCCTCTAACGGGGTAGTATGCCCCGTGGGGATTTTGTGACATGTGCTGCATATCAACTATGCAACAAAAACTATGACCGGTGGTGTCCCGGTTTGACCGCTGGTGTTGCGGGTCATCATGAAATGATGAAGAAATATAAATAATTATTCAATAAAATTGCTTCAAATGCAACAGTATTAACTTTTCAATTGTTAGTTTTAACGCAATTGTCTAATTTCCTATGTAGCAAAGAAATCAGCGTTAAATAGTCTGCCGCATCATCATCTCCAGACCACAGAATCTTTGGCTCATGAGCCAGAGGATTTCTGATCGCTGCGAAACACCCTTTCAACAACATAGCAAATCCTTTATGCTCAGATTTTTCAGTTTCGGTCTGTAAAGTATTTAAAGCAAGAATTGGCTTGTCTATTGCAAATACAGCCTCAACCAAAGCCGCTCCATCAAGCTCAAGACCAGACATCACTCTTAATCTTTGAGCTAATCCTTTTGCAGCTTCAAAAACTGCATGAAAATAATTTTCCTGCATAAGCTCCTGATTACAATATTTAATCAGCTCAGGATGCATGCTCCTGTCTTTGAATTTTGCACGAATTGTCTGGACTCTCCGTTCTGCTTCTTCCAAAGTAGAGGCTTTATCGCAGGTTTTAATTTTACCATCTTTACCCAATTCAAAACCTGCAAATATAAGTATTCTGTTCAAAGCCTCCCTTTTCTCTTCAAATTCACCACTGCGTCCTATATATCTAGCAGGATTGAAAAATGCCTGTAGAAAATCTAATATTTTATTGGAGCATTTATACTGTCTCTGAGAATCAGAAAATACCCAATATAGCCTTTTCCATTTTGTAGATTCCCCAGATTGATCTTTTATGCCACGATCATCTAAAAGTCTTGTGATTTCGCTACCACTTCCGCACTCTCCCAAAAACTTTGCCAGTGTTTCGATTTGACCATTTGACATTACAGGCAATGCACTCATACATATTTACCTGTGAAATCTTCATAAGAAGTGGCAACTGTGAAAGCGACATCGGTTTCGAGAGCCTTGAAATGTTCTTTCCCGCAGTTTATCTTTGCGTTTTCTTTTGCTCTTCTTTCTTCAGACATGTGGGTGTCTTTTGTTTCAACAACAAAGTATAGTTTTTCTTTTCCATCTGCTTCAACAAGAACAGCCCAGTCTGGGTTATATCCGCCAAGTGGTGTTGGAATTTTAAACCAGCTAGGCAATTTTGTATAAAGCTTAATATCAGCACTTTTTTCAAATTGCTCAGCAAACTTAAGTTCAACATCTGAATCATATACAACGTACTCATGAATTGACTTTGCAACACTCAACATATTCTTGTGCAGATATCCAAAGAGTTGCATATCATCTTTTTCAAAAAGCTCTTGAGCATAAAATTCAGTATCTCCAATTTTCTGGTATTTAACTCCATTCACCTGCATCAGCTGCATTTTAGTATTAATAATGTTTGCAACCTGCTCAATGTATTTTTGAGGATTTCTTTTGAATGCGTCCAGTCGATCACTTTCAGCAATAATCTGAACAATAGTCTTTCTCGTAAGGTTAGTAGTATTTTGCAGATATGTTATTAAATCAGGTAGTTCAAACGCTGTCGATTCATAACTGCTGGCACTTTCATGTGGTGTTCCGACATGAACGCCGCCTCTGTCAATTTCTGCAACTGCTTTTCTATAGATAAATCTTGCTTTACCAACATTAAGGTTATTTTTAATCTCTTGGACACAGTCTTCGACAAGCCTATCAACGTCAAAATTAACTCTGTATGTCGTCTTAAACTTGATTTTATCCCAGAGAATCTTAAACTCTTCGCTCATAAATACTGCTTTATTAAGAACTATGTGTTTTTTGTCATCTCTATTGTTGATATTCAGTTTTCCTGCAACTTTCTTGAGAATGTTCTCGATCTGGGCTCTTTGCGGTTCGTATTTTGCAGAAAGTTTCATATCACCATTCTTAAGTGCAGCTTTCAGGCTATCCTGAACCTTCCCTTTAACATCAACATAGGCATTTTCCTTCAGCTCTTTAAAAAGCATTTTGGATGCCTCTGAGCCAAGGTATTCTATTTCTTCATCTTCAATAGACACTGCTATGCCTGCAAAAAGATGATCCTCTACAACACCAAACTTAATACCTTCTTCTCTCTCAATTTCGTTTTGAAGCCCTTCTGCAAACTTCTCATAAGACTCATTTGCCATAACAGTGAGGGTATTCACCTCAAAGCCATGAACTCTCTCACCATCCTGGTTAACTGCGATACGAAGTCCCCTGCCTATTTCCTGTCTTTTTTTGATTTCTGAGTTGGTTTCGTTCAGAGTGCAAATCTGGAATACGTTTGGATTGTCCCAACCTTCTTTAAGAGCAGAGTGAGAAAAGATGAATTTCAGCTTTGAGCTGAAACTCAAGAGTTTTTCTTTATCCTTCATAATAAGATTGTACGCACTCTCATCAAAAGCAGATGTTGCAGGCTTATCATCATTTGTATATTTAGATTCCTTAAACATATCTTCGCCTTTTGTATCTTTCTTCTTATCTATGGCGAAATAACCGTTATGAACTTCTGCGGCAACAACTTCAGGAGTTTTTCCATCTAGCAGAGTTTGATATTGGGGTTTTCTGACAGCTCTGACAAATTCTTCCTCAAACATTACCGCAAACTTGCCTTTCTGCGGATTTCCGTCAGCATCATAAGAACGGTAGTTTGATACTTTATCAATAAAGAACAAACTTAAAACCTTTATTTGCTTCTCTTTCAGCCTTAATTCTTTGTCCAAATGCTCTTCAATGGTTTTTCTTATCTGAAGTCTTTTATATTCATCGGGATCAACCTCACCAACTGCCTGTCCTATTCTGATAATATCCGGCTTGCTAGTAAAGCTGATATATTCCTCACCTTTTTTACAGTATATAGTTTCAATGATGTAGCCTTCATAAATATCACGCCCATTGCTGTATTTGTTTTCCAGCAGGTCTGAATTTTCCTGAACGGTAACAACCTTTCGCTCTATACTTCCATCCTTTTTACGTGCATCTATTTCAACTTTCGCTGTAATTGGACTCTTCTTATTATCAACGCTCACCAATTTGATATACGCCTTGTTGTGTCCGTCAATAACATCTATTCCGGCGACTTCAATTTGTTTGACCAACTTTTGTTCATAGGCATCTACAGAGTCCAGCTTATAAAGCATATGGTGTTTGTCAACATGAGTGGCTGAATACCTGAGCGTACATAAAGGATTCAAAGAAGCAATAGCCTCTTTGCTCTTATCTGTTCTGTCTACACTTTGTGGCTCATCAACAATTACAATAGGATTTGTGTCCTTTATAAATTCAATAGGTTTTGCACCATCCATTCGGTCATGTGCCCTATGGATAATATTTGCTTTATTTTCTTTCTCAGGGTCTGCAAAACTCTTTCTGAAAGCATCAATATTGATAACCATGATTTGGATATCAGGACTTGTTGCAAAGTCTCTGACTTCAGGCAGACGGTTTGAGTCATATATAAAGTAATTAAAGGGAACATTCTCATAAAGCTCTTTGAAATGAGTTTCTGTCATCTGAAGCGATTTATAGACTCCTTCTTTCACAGCTATCGAAGGAACAACGATAATGAACTTTGTGAAGCCATATTTGCTGTTCAGCTCAAAAATTGTGCGAAGATATACATATGTTTTCCCAGTCCCTGTTTCCATCTCAACTGTAAAGTTGAATGAGTCCAGCTTTTCTGAAGGTGCGAGTCCATTTTTCAGCTGAATTTTGCGGACATTTCTCAGGATATCATCATCCAACAATTTAAGGCGGTTACCGATACCAAGATTACTTTCAGTAACAGGGGCGACATTTGCAGCGGTATATGTCAGCGGAGCAACAGTGAAGTTGGTCTGACACATCTCCTGTCCTTCAAAAATATCGACAATAGAATCTATCGCCTGCCTCTGATAATCAAGATGCGGATCAAACTGTATTTTCATGTTACAGGCTCCTCACATCTTCAATACCGGCATCTTTTAAGATATGGATAATATTTGCTTTTACAACATTGGCATCCAACTCTTTGTCGCCAAATCCTGAGTCTTTTAAAACTACTCGCATGATCTCTGGTTTGAGTTGTTCTTTTAGTGAAACGATGCCTTCTGCTACATTGATAGTAATATTATCAGACAGGCACACCATGAGTGCCCCCATACCGATATCATAGACTTTCTGTCCATCTATCATGTGCTCAGTGATTGGAAGAGTAAGGTCAAGTCCAAATTTAAGTAACACTTCATAAAGGATGTCGTGCTCATTACGGTCATCTTTGATGTTAGAGATATAGTCTTCCAGCTCTCGCTGAGTCAGATCAAAATCTACTTCCCACGGCTTTATATTGGTTGAATCGAGTTTAAATACCTTGAAGCCAAGGTCACCAGCATAATTTTCAATAGATGTTCTTAGCTTGTAGCTCACGCCATTAAGACGCCTTTTCCCGATATCAACAATTGATTTAAACCCTGCAGCGAACGCTTCGGAATCCTGGTTAATAAGTTCAGGAATTTGAACTAATAGAACCTTTCTATTTGAGGACTGTTCAGCATTTAATTCAAAAACAGCCTGCGCTGTAGTACATGACCCTGCAAAGAAATCGACTATGAGATCATCTTCATCTGAAAATGTGGCGGTCAGATATTTGAGTAATAGAACAGGTTTTACTGTATCTAAGCCATGCTTATTACCAACAATTTCGTTTAGGTCTGATTTACCTGTTTCTGCCGTCCCAGTGAGTTCAGGCTCCATAAAGCAATAAATCGGATACAACGGATCTTGCTCTTCGTGCTCATATTTCTTTTCTTGGGGAACACCATCATCATTAAGCAAGATTCGATTATTTTGGAATAAGTTATCTATTGTTTGTTTGCCAGCTTTCCATCGGAAGTCCTCGTCAGGCTGATACCCACCTGATGCAAATCGCATAGTTTCCCTTCGAAATGTCCCGCGATTAGACGTCAGAATTGTAGTTGTTCTATATTTGCCGTCGGCATCTTCATGCGGATATGTTCTTGTTTTTGCAGGAACAACATTAAACTTCAACTCATCTCCAGCGCGTCTACCATATACTAAAATGTATTCGGCTACTTTTTGCGGCCGGAACTTAGCATCACCGGCATTGGTTGGTTTAGCACGCGACTTCCAAGTAAAAATAGCAACGCGATTTTCTTCACCAAAAATTTCATTCATTATAGACGTTAAGTTTGAAAGCTCTGCATCTCCAATAGAAACAAGGATCACTCCGTCATCATGAAGCATATTTCTGGCAAGTTTTAAGCGCGGGTACATCATATTTAGCCAGTTAGTATGATAGCGACCATTCGTTTCTGGGTTGTTTGAAATATTATGCCCCTCACCATCTACCTGACCAGTTATTTTCTTATAATTTTTGATATTATCTTTAAAGTCATCCTTATAAACAAAATCCTTTCCAGTGTTGTATGGTGGATCAATATAGATCATTTTCACTTTTCTGTAATAGCTTTTCTGAAGGAGTTTCAAAACTTCAAGGTTATCTCCTTCTATGAATATGTTTTTAGTGTTTTCCCAGTCCAATGATTCTTCTGGACATGGACGTATAGTTCCCGTGCTTGGGGTTTGTGCAATAAGCTTTGCCTGTCTCTTACCATTCCAGTTAAAGCTGTAACGTTCTTCTCTGTCATCTATAAAATCGCCAAGTTCTTCTTTCAGCTTGTCACAATCCAGCTTCCCTTCTGTAAAAACTTCCGGAAAAATTTCCTTCAGCTTATTTATATTTTCCTGCACTATATCTAATGTCTTTCCGTCCATTTTATCCATAATATACATCCTTATTATTTTTTAGTTTAAGCCTTAGATTGTTTCTCCCAGTGGTCAATAATATCTTGAATGTTTGAGTTAATTGATTTTAATGCTTTCAAAATTGCATAGAATGTCACAAAAAAATACGAAAATGCAAATGTACTAATCAATTGAATTTCTATAGCTTTGAAACAACCAACTTGCTGATAAAACGTCTTATCTCCAATCATTTCGTAAAGATATAAATTATTAAAACCTTTTGGCATCGTTTGAAAAAAGGAAAAAAGAAAGAAAATAACTACAGCCACAAGGCTAAATAATGTAATTTTTGCAAGGTCAGAATCAAGCGTCTTTAGGGGATCATAAAGTTCTTTTTTATATGCTCCTTCTTCTTGTGCCTGTTTTACATGCTGTTGGTATGCGGGGTTACCATAAATGACCTCATGAAGCTTAAAAGTAATAAATGTTCTGGCTGTAAAAAGAAAACCTACAAGCGCAAGGAAACCTGAGAAAATTGTATCAATAGATATTTTTGTGTTTACAAATAACCCCATCGGCGTTGCCATAAAGAGAATGACAAATATAATAACAAAAATTTTGATATGAGGAATTATTTGAAATGATTGTATTGTCTTATTCATTTTAGTTAGCCGGTTTAAAAACTATTTTTTCATCCATCTGTTTTATCATCTCTTTCACCAAATTATGAGACAATAGATTTTCAGTGTCAAATGTTCCCAAATCATCATAATCAAAACCAAGATAATCATCCATTGTATCAGTGAAATTTATGGTAATCTCTTGGTCATCATTAGTAGTGCCAACTACTGATCCAGAATACACTGTTTTACCCGATTTAAGTCCACGGGCTGTTTTGTTGCGTAAGCTTTTAATCCAGTTAAAAATAGCATTATCTGATTGGCCTTCTAATCTAAAAACCTGATGTACCGATTTTAGATTATTAGAAAGTGATGAATTCTCCTTGTCTGCCCCTTCTAATTCATACGTCGTAGCCCGTACTTCTGATATAGTCTGTAGCTTCCCTATTAAGTCTTCAAACTCCCCAGGAGTGAAAAGTGGACCATAGTTCTTTATACCTCTAATAGTAAATCGTTTGTTGACGTCTTCTGTTGTGCTAGATTGATCAGCCTCTGCTTTCTTTTGCTTTACAAACTCAAGATAAGTACTCCACAGTTCGCTTAAGAATAGATTAAAGGCATAAGAGCTCATATAGTGAGAATAGATTCCTTTCATACTGTCTTTTCGAACACAGAAAAAATTAATTTCCACAGGAGGATTTCCATCTACAGGTTTTGCTTCGATAGTAACTTTTCCATTTTCGTCTTTTTTGACAAAATGATGAAATATATTTGTCTTCGAGGAAATAATCAGACCAGCAATATGTTTATCATTGTCATTTAGATATAATCTTCTGGTAAATGGCGGATTTTTTTCGAGTTTATAATAAGGCCAGTCACGATCAATATTATCGATATTTTTAAGCCAATCAAAAAATTTAAGTATACTAACTGATTTTTCCTGTAGCCCTGTATTAAAATAAAATGACGAACCTTTTATTGTTACAGACATGATGAACTCCTAAAGTGACTTATTTATTATATATTTTGAGCAAGCTTTTTAAGTTCTTGTTCAAACTTCTTGATTTTTGTATTGAGCTCCACCTGCCGGTTGAAATCTGCGCCTTTGATCTGTGATCTCAGCTCAGCAATTTTTTGTTCAATCTCTCTTGTCCTATCTAACATTTCTGAACGACTGTTTCTGTCGCCCAGTTTAAATTCTCCGTTGAGTTTACCACATTCATAACCGATAAAACAATCCTGCCATGAGCAGTAAAGCGTATAAAAGTTATGCAGTTTTTGCTTATCCAAGCTTAATGAATCAATGAATGCTTTTTCAAAGTCCATCAGAGTTGATTTTTTAATCCATTCAGTAGTATAAAACTGCTCCGAAACATAAGCTCCTTTTTCTGCCTGACTGAAGCGTTTATGAGCAAAACTCAGAGCTATGTTGTCATTATTATCGCTGAACCCAAGTAATAAAGGATATGGAATCATCCTGTGTATTATCTCTGCAATCCTTTTATAACCTTTTGGTTTGACCAGCTCAACTTCTAATATCGCAATTTCAAGATATTCTCTAACATCATCTTTGTATGGCATTATGGTACAAGTTGAAGTCTTAAGCGTATATGCCCAATAGATATTCTTAACATTATCTTTTATAAGTTTTTTATCTGCCGCAGTGAGACTGTCACTCTCCAAAAAGAGTTTCTTTGCGACTCTACTTCCCAAAATTGTACTATCTGGGAATGATATTTTATCCCATACCGTTTTTAACACCTCAACCATCTTTTCAGTCCTTCTTACCAAGAAGGATCAGAAAACTAACAACCTCGAAATCATCTATTCCTTTGAAGCTATTTTTGCTCATTACAGTTCCTCCGGGAGAAAACAGACTCTCAACTCCCTTTTCCTCCGCTGCACCAGTCAATGCCTGAATAGCTTTGCCAAGCAGATTTTGATAATGACTCATATCATTACCGTTCTTTGTCTTTTTGTTGAGCCTGTCTATTGCATTTTCAGATATTGATTTGCCAGAATTAGCCGTTTTCTTAAGAATATCCAGAATTTTTTTAACCTGTGTAAACTGAAGCACTACACTGCCTTCATCTGATACATAAACAAGATAATAAGGCGATAATGCATAAGTTGAATCAGAAACCGCATGACTGCCTTCATTTTTTAAACAAAAAATTACACCTGGTAATAGTTCGTTGTTGTCAGCAGATAGTTCGACAACAGAATAAGCCCCGTAAGGCATCTTTGAGAGCAAATCTTCATGTTCTTTGAAATAATCGCCTAAGTCCATGCGGAAATCATTCAGAGTGAGATCTGTAATTGATATCCCACCTTCAATGTCTTCGATATCAACGACCTCATCCTGTAGTCTTTCGAGCTGTTTTCTTCTATACTCAAGATCGTTCATCTTTCCAGAGTCAGAAAACTCAATGACGTTTTCTTCACCTGTTGCAGAAATATCCAGAAGCACCATACGTCCAGAGACACGTGCTTCCAGATTGATATACTCATCAAGCTCCATATTTGGCCAGAAGTTTACAAGCTGAATTCTATCGTTTTTTGAACCAAGCCTGTCTACTCGCCCGAACCTCTGAATAATTCTTACAGGGTTCCAATGTATGTCATAGTTTATCAGGTAATCACAAT contains the following coding sequences:
- a CDS encoding LPD28 domain-containing protein, which codes for MFNNLYAYYDGRLKSAEKEQIEKLAGRQLFFYETRHDDDGDWVTPVTIEKSVFVNFCNTVIFIKPLQFGDADFIEIDEEDWDFDFPQIVARGNEFVLSEKDGAYYE
- a CDS encoding site-specific DNA-methyltransferase: MDKMDGKTLDIVQENINKLKEIFPEVFTEGKLDCDKLKEELGDFIDDREERYSFNWNGKRQAKLIAQTPSTGTIRPCPEESLDWENTKNIFIEGDNLEVLKLLQKSYYRKVKMIYIDPPYNTGKDFVYKDDFKDNIKNYKKITGQVDGEGHNISNNPETNGRYHTNWLNMMYPRLKLARNMLHDDGVILVSIGDAELSNLTSIMNEIFGEENRVAIFTWKSRAKPTNAGDAKFRPQKVAEYILVYGRRAGDELKFNVVPAKTRTYPHEDADGKYRTTTILTSNRGTFRRETMRFASGGYQPDEDFRWKAGKQTIDNLFQNNRILLNDDGVPQEKKYEHEEQDPLYPIYCFMEPELTGTAETGKSDLNEIVGNKHGLDTVKPVLLLKYLTATFSDEDDLIVDFFAGSCTTAQAVFELNAEQSSNRKVLLVQIPELINQDSEAFAAGFKSIVDIGKRRLNGVSYKLRTSIENYAGDLGFKVFKLDSTNIKPWEVDFDLTQRELEDYISNIKDDRNEHDILYEVLLKFGLDLTLPITEHMIDGQKVYDIGMGALMVCLSDNITINVAEGIVSLKEQLKPEIMRVVLKDSGFGDKELDANVVKANIIHILKDAGIEDVRSL
- a CDS encoding type III restriction-modification system endonuclease, with the translated sequence MKIQFDPHLDYQRQAIDSIVDIFEGQEMCQTNFTVAPLTYTAANVAPVTESNLGIGNRLKLLDDDILRNVRKIQLKNGLAPSEKLDSFNFTVEMETGTGKTYVYLRTIFELNSKYGFTKFIIVVPSIAVKEGVYKSLQMTETHFKELYENVPFNYFIYDSNRLPEVRDFATSPDIQIMVINIDAFRKSFADPEKENKANIIHRAHDRMDGAKPIEFIKDTNPIVIVDEPQSVDRTDKSKEAIASLNPLCTLRYSATHVDKHHMLYKLDSVDAYEQKLVKQIEVAGIDVIDGHNKAYIKLVSVDNKKSPITAKVEIDARKKDGSIERKVVTVQENSDLLENKYSNGRDIYEGYIIETIYCKKGEEYISFTSKPDIIRIGQAVGEVDPDEYKRLQIRKTIEEHLDKELRLKEKQIKVLSLFFIDKVSNYRSYDADGNPQKGKFAVMFEEEFVRAVRKPQYQTLLDGKTPEVVAAEVHNGYFAIDKKKDTKGEDMFKESKYTNDDKPATSAFDESAYNLIMKDKEKLLSFSSKLKFIFSHSALKEGWDNPNVFQICTLNETNSEIKKRQEIGRGLRIAVNQDGERVHGFEVNTLTVMANESYEKFAEGLQNEIEREEGIKFGVVEDHLFAGIAVSIEDEEIEYLGSEASKMLFKELKENAYVDVKGKVQDSLKAALKNGDMKLSAKYEPQRAQIENILKKVAGKLNINNRDDKKHIVLNKAVFMSEEFKILWDKIKFKTTYRVNFDVDRLVEDCVQEIKNNLNVGKARFIYRKAVAEIDRGGVHVGTPHESASSYESTAFELPDLITYLQNTTNLTRKTIVQIIAESDRLDAFKRNPQKYIEQVANIINTKMQLMQVNGVKYQKIGDTEFYAQELFEKDDMQLFGYLHKNMLSVAKSIHEYVVYDSDVELKFAEQFEKSADIKLYTKLPSWFKIPTPLGGYNPDWAVLVEADGKEKLYFVVETKDTHMSEERRAKENAKINCGKEHFKALETDVAFTVATSYEDFTGKYV
- a CDS encoding single-stranded DNA-binding protein, with product MNIVILKGNITKEPEIRTLPNGTLVAEASVAVTKKYRDKNGELKEETSFFDIRTFGYRAEFVKNFVSKGSPVLIEGKLKQDKWESEGKNRYRVLVVANSIQLLAWKKQSDDMPPHTPEEDSDDIPF
- a CDS encoding DUF4391 domain-containing protein, giving the protein MVEVLKTVWDKISFPDSTILGSRVAKKLFLESDSLTAADKKLIKDNVKNIYWAYTLKTSTCTIMPYKDDVREYLEIAILEVELVKPKGYKRIAEIIHRMIPYPLLLGFSDNNDNIALSFAHKRFSQAEKGAYVSEQFYTTEWIKKSTLMDFEKAFIDSLSLDKQKLHNFYTLYCSWQDCFIGYECGKLNGEFKLGDRNSRSEMLDRTREIEQKIAELRSQIKGADFNRQVELNTKIKKFEQELKKLAQNI
- a CDS encoding TIGR02391 family protein, encoding MSALPVMSNGQIETLAKFLGECGSGSEITRLLDDRGIKDQSGESTKWKRLYWVFSDSQRQYKCSNKILDFLQAFFNPARYIGRSGEFEEKREALNRILIFAGFELGKDGKIKTCDKASTLEEAERRVQTIRAKFKDRSMHPELIKYCNQELMQENYFHAVFEAAKGLAQRLRVMSGLELDGAALVEAVFAIDKPILALNTLQTETEKSEHKGFAMLLKGCFAAIRNPLAHEPKILWSGDDDAADYLTLISLLHRKLDNCVKTNN
- a CDS encoding DpnD/PcfM family protein; this translates as MSEYTVIITEKSVLKVTVDAESAAEAEQKVKILYSKGSILMDEGEYSAEFFCLRLTRDDVRVIAERLKLPVDEQSLDEYFTAVQERYFYESEADPTASWDLIVEYIITTL